agtaaaatcTTTAACTTTATACTCCAAAACACATACTACCTTAATATTTGAATCAAttcttaattattaatttaatctCTACTCCTCTCCACATTCTGAAATTTAAAGACTTTAGCATGAACTTTTAAGGTCATTTTAATCATAGTTCTTCCTAAGCTTTTAAAGTTGAAAGAACTTTTGCATGGAATTTCCACTTATCCTATATTAGTTGGCCAAGACCTACTAAACTAACCAATCTGGGAGACATTACGTGCGATGGCAGGGGAATTTCCACGATCCTCCATTCACACTCTCCGTGTGACGACCagatttttctaccattttttttttcatacaataagaaataataatattttatcatttacCACATATccctgataccatatatcaatatAGCTCGACCTGAAATGGGATACCGGGTATTTGATCATCAATACACAAAAACTATGTAGCGGAATACATAAATTGTCTGCGTTCaaaattacaataccagagttctataaactctacacacatacatatacattccTAAAAATCCACAAAATACTCTGGGAATTATTCAAGTCATATCCCTAACTCTAAAATACTTACCCGGAATACTAGGGTAACAAGACCTCCTCTACCTTGGAGCTCTCTCTGCTCGTCTGACTTGATTTCCTGAACAGTTTAAATTCtaggtgagacatctctcagtaagacagaataaattattcacagtatGTGACAACCATTGACGGTTGGCTAGAAAACTATACAATTTCTTTTATTAAAAGTTGCTAACTGTCATAGTTCATAACACATTAATAATTGAGACATGTTAAATCTTTATCATCATAAAGTCTAATTGGAAGAGAGAGatacaaacacaataaaaatgccaCATTACTATTTCTTCCAACAAATTTACATCATTTAGGAGTTTTGGTGGTCAATTGTCTTTTCACAATTGCTATTTGATAACTTAAAAAgttatgaaaattttttaaaaattaaattgtctcaaattttaaattattttaggaaTAATAAACAAATTTAGCCTACTCTATTTTTTGACTTAGATGAGTTAAGATACTTAATTTttgtacttcaataattaaaattttctttaaaaaaaaagtagaagAAAATTCTTATTTAGTTTCCTTTATTTCCCGAAATTTTCTGGACAGTCAAACAGAGGGACATGCACAATTAAGCGAGGACCAAAGAAAATAGAGGGAGAGAACGTTTTCATGGAGCCAAAGAATTATTTAATGGAAGCCTTAATCGTCGAGATAATACAAATTAATTGGAATGccacaaaatattattttaacactTAAATTCACATGAACTGATAAAAAGGCATATTTTAATTCAGTtggtttaaataataaaataaatattgtcCAGTTAAAAATCTTATTATGTGTTTGAGAGCATGAAATTTGGatcacaaatttaaatttgtatctgtttagataaaataaaatataaaattatcttaaattttttaaaaataataaaatcttaAAATTTATACTCTCAAACGCATACTACATTAATCTTTGAatcatttcttattttttaatttaaactcTACTCCTCTccacatttttaaatttaaaaaaacttTAGCATGAAATTTTAAGGTCATTTTAATCATACTTCTTCCTAAGCTTTTAAAGTTGAAAGAAATTTTGCATGGAATTTCCACTTATCTTATATTAGTTGACAAAGACCTACTAAACTAACCAATCAGGGAGACTTCACGTGCGATGACAGAGGAATTTCCATGATACTCCGTTCACACTATCTGTGTGACGACCtgatttttataccatttttatATAATAACATTTCATCATTTACCACATATCCCTAATACCATATATCAATATAGCCTGACCCGAAATGGGATATCGGGTATCTAACCCTCAATACACACAAACCATGCAGCGGAATACATAAAATGTCTGggttccaaaatacaataccagagtgttataatctctacacacatacatatacatccccaaaaatccaaaaaatactCTGGGACTTATACAAGTCATATCCCCAACTCTAAAACACTTCCCCTGAATACTAAGGTAATAGGATCTTCTCTACCTTAGAGCTCTCTTTGCTCATCTGTCTTGATTTGCTGAAATATTTTAATTATgggtgaaacacctcttagtaagacggaataaattattcacagtatgtggtaacatgagttttattatttcTTAACATATTCATTTCAATGATTGTATTAATTGGGAAAAATATACCGATttgtattcataatcatatatataaacatagtttcataaactttcatatcattttcataatcatatgcATAAGCTTTCATATCTCATACCATATTCATATTGTTTCATTTTTCATAGCATATACATACTCATTCATTTCTTGTATCATATACGTACTCtgtcatttctcatattcataatcatTCTTTAGCCCATATTCTCATAGGTTTTCATATCTTTTCTCATGTTCATATTCTAGCTCGTGAGTATCCTCCAGCATATAGCATaacacgtctgtaactcatgactattcattctcatttcatttctccatatccatattatagcccatgagtatccaccagcatatagcactacatgtttgtaactcatggttgttcatcatatctGAGATATACAATTATCACATCTATAATGAGTAACCATCATGAGGATATTCACATCACATCGTCATATATTTACCCCACATGTCCaagttgtgcggctcgaaggctggacctaaccgctgttggcctactcggttagatcaaaattgGGAAcacgtctatagtacgattggcctacccaatcatGGTTCAGACCCCAaggggtaacacaacccttctTAAGCCCAATAAACTGTCTCGCCACACTCTGTACcaaatgtgtggttgcactaatcacAAATACTGATAATAATATCGTGCTCTGTATactatggtccattagggttctcatttccatatttatgtattcacatttcattacaTCTGTATGTCTCATCATATCAAtattattctcatcatttttatATCATTTCCATTATATCTgtattcatttcatctcataatttatatatctcaattcaacatttttatataaaatatctcTGTGCATATCACATATATCATCATTTtagtaaaacatatatgtatctcacattttatcatatttctgtaaaaacatatctgtaaatcatatttcatcatttctctgaaaaaaatatttgtatatcacatatattatcatttCTTAGTAAAACCTATCTGTGTTTCTCATAtcttcatttctatataaaacatgTCAATTTATCTTGTATTGGCATATCCATACAAAAACGTATTCATATATCTCATAAcatcatttctatatatatatatatatatatatatccatgtgCTCTGATTCATTATTTGGATTCTGATCTGGAAGCACTACCAAAGTGTTTCAAGGAGGGGTTATCTTGACGTAGGTCTGCTCCGCCTCTGGCCTAGATTAACTTAAGTTAAATGGAGTCTCTATTGCTTTGCTTAAAGAATCAAATATGAAACTTCATACACCTTAAAGTTCATAGGATGAAAAGAGATTTTTTTGGAGATCCTTATACTCAGTTTATGCCTAACATTGAATAAACTGGCTATTCACCTTATCAATATCTCAAAGCAATAAAGCAATACTAGGTTCTATTTGATGCTTAAATGAACACTCAAATCGGACCGAACTATTTGAGCCATTTGTCGGGCTATTGTTCTCTTATTCCCTCAAAATCATGGAGTAAGACATCGATTTTTCAATAAGATAAATTCTTTTGATTGTATGATGGACGGACTCCCCTGAAAAACATTGGCGCACGTGTAAACGAGGTGCTCTACCTAAGTGAGCTATAGCCCTTTGCTTGTGATACGCATTTTATCAGGTAGATAATTTCTTGTCAAGATGACTATTCCATGATCCAATATCATAGCTCTTTGATCTGTTTGATTGGTATTGCTTATAAGTAATATTACATCTATAATCCATCCATGAGTGGATCCCATTTGTTTCTCTTTGTGATGATAAATGACCTACTTAACTCAGCGGTTAGAGTATTGCTTTCATACGGCAGAAGTCATTGGTTCAAATCCAATAGTAGGTAGAACTTATTAGATACCAGTGACTCTGGTATCTAATAAATTTTTCTACTCATCCTCTTTGATTTTGTATCCTTTCtatttcatctttttttttaaattcattttttttgttgCATCAGAATCCGATTCCACTTGATTGTCTTCAATCAGCCGAATCAAAATAAGATGTATAAACAGAACCGCAATTATTCAAACACACCAACCAACTAGTTACGAAACCGAATGGATAGCCTCTACGCGCGTCCTAGCTCGTCTAAGAGCTAGATTTGCCTCAATTGTTTGTCTCTTGCCTTCAGCTTTCCTCAAGTTAGCTTCTGCTATTTCAAGAGTTTGCCGAGCTTCTTGTGGATCAATATCACTACCCTTCTCCGCATCATTTACTAAAATAGAGATCTCATTATTGCCTATTCTAGCAAAACCACCCATCAGAGCCATCGTTAACCATTGGTCATTAAGACATATTCTCAAAATACCTATATCTACAGCTACAGCAATAGGGGCGTGGTTTGGTAATACGCCAATTTGGCCACTTTTAGTAGATATAGTAGATAAAATGATTTCTTTCACTTCTGAATCCCAAACAATTCGATTAGGAGTCAGTACACAAAGATTTAAGGTCATTTCTTCAATTTGCTCTCCATTTCTAAGTTCATAGCCTTCGTGGTAGCTTCATCGATGTTACCTACCAAATAAAAGGCCTGTTCGGGAAGACTATCTAATTCTCCGGAAAGGATCAATTGAAACCCTTTAATTGTTTCTGTTAAACTAACGTATTTCCCTGGAGAACTGGTAAATACTTCTGCTACGAAAAAGGGTTGTGATAAGAAACGCTCAATTTTTCGTGCTCTTGCTACGGTTAAACGGTCTTCTTCGGATAATTCATCCAACCCAAGAATAGCTATAATGTCCTGGAGTTCTTTGTAACGTTGTAAAGTTTGCTTAACTCTTTGCGCAGTTTCATAATGCTCCTCACCAATGATTCGAGGTTGGAGCATAGTGGACGTTAAATCTAAAGGATCTGCTGCTGGATAGATACCTTTGGCAGCCAATCCTCTTGATAGTACGGTAGTAGCATCTAAATGTGCAAATGTCGTGGCAGGAGCCGGGTCAGTCAAATCGTCTGCAGGTACATAAACTGCTTGAATAGAAGTTATGGACCCTTCCTTGGTAGAAGTTATTCTTTCTTGTAAAGAACCCATTTCGGTACTAAGGGTGGGTTGATAACCCATAGCAGAAGGCATTCTACCCAATAAGGCAGATACCTCAGATCCTGCTTGGACGAAACGGAAGATATTGTCGATAAATAGAAGTACGTCTTGTTCATTAACATCTCGAAAATATTCTGCCATAGTTAGGGCAGTCAAACCAACTCTCATACGAGCTCCCGGCGGTTCATTCATTTGACCGTAGACTAGAGACACTTTTGATTCCGCAATATTTTGTTCATTAATTACTCCAGATTCTTTCATTTCCGTGTAAAGATCATTTCCTTCACGAGTACGTTCACCCACTCCGCCAAAGACAGATACACCCCCATGAGCTTTAGCAATATTGTTGATCAATTCCATAATGAGTACAGTTTTACCTACTCCAGCACCTCCGAATAGTCCAATTTTTCCTCCACGGCGATAAGGAGCTAAAAGATCTACTACCTTAATTCCTGTTTCAAAAATAGATAATTTTGTATCTAACTGGATAAGGGCGGGCGCAGATCTATGAATAGGGGATGTCGTGCGAGTGTCAACAGGCCCTAAATTATCAACAGGCTCCCCAAGCACGTTGAAAATTCGTCCGAGAGACGCTCCACCGACTAGAACACTTAGAGGAGCTCCCGTGTCAATCACTTCCATTCCTCTCATTAGCCCATATGTAGCATTCATAGCCACAGCTCTAACTCGACTATTTCCTAATAATTGCTGGACCTCACATGTCACATGAATTAGTTGACCGACAGTATCTCGACCCTTAACGACTAGAGCGTTGTAAATATTAGGCATCTTGCCCGGGGAAAAGCTACATCCAGTACCGAACCAATGATTTGAGTGATACGCCCCGAGTTTTTTTTTTCACGCGCGGAAACCCCAGGGCTAAAAGTGGTAGGATTtattctcataataataataaaataaagtaaaattatGTCGAATTTTTTTTTGCGAAAATTATCGAATCAAAAATAAATGTCTGATAAGCAAGTTGATCGGTTAATTCAATATGTCGTCAGTACTACTGAATCCAATTCAATTGTTTACTCAATTAGTTAATTTTCAAGTTCAACCACCCCATTTTAAAATATCAAGTAGAGGAATAAGAATCTTGATAAAATCTTTCATTTATCTATCATTATAGACAATCTCACCTATCTTCATATTATCTATGGAATTCGAACTTGAACTTTATTTATGTACGATTTATTATTTCTATGGCccttatttatttcatttatttttcatttatttcttcAGCATCGATTTACCTAttcgtttttttattttattttttacctttaGAATTCcccatattttcatttttatatctAGGATTCACATATACAACATATATCACTGTCAAGAGTCAATTTATTATTCTTTAGATATTTCAATTCACAACAAAAAAGATAAAGATTAAGTAAGGGAAAGGGATTCGAAACCTGAAAAAGAAAGATTGGGTTGCGCCATACATATGAAAGAGTATACAATAATAATGTATTTGGCAATTCAAATACATGGTCTATCTAATAACGAACTATTCGGATTAGttgataatattagtattttGTGATTTTGTGAAAGATTCCTGTAAAAGGTTTCATTAATCATGTCGAGTAGACCTTGTTGTTGTGAGAATTGTTAATTCATGAGTTGTAGGGAGGGACTTATGTCACCACAAACAGAGACTAAAGCAAGTGTTGGATTCAAAGCTGGTGTTAAAGATTACAAATTGACTTATTATACTCCTGACTATGAAACCAAGGATACTGATATCTTGGCAGCATTCCGAGTAACTCCTCAACCAGGAGTTCCACTTGAGGAAGCAGGAGCCGCGATAGCTGCCGAATCTTCTACTGGTACATGGACAACTGTGTGGATCGACGGACTTACCAGCCTTGATCGGTACAAAGGACGATGCTACCACATCGAGCCCGTTTTTGGAGAAGAAAATCAATATATTGCTTATGTAGCTTACCCCTTAGACCTTTTTGAATAGGGTTCCGTTACTAACATGTCTACTTCCATTGTGGGTATGTATTTGGGTTCAAAGCCCTGCGCGCTCTACGTTTGGAGGATCTGCGAATTCCTCCTGCTTATTCTAAAACTTTCCAAGGCCCACCTCATGGCATCCAAGTTGAGAGAGATAAATTGAACAAGTATGGCCGCCCCCTATTGGGATGTACTATTAAACCTAAATTGGGGTTATCCGCTAAGAACTACGGTAAAGCAGTTTATGAATGTCTCCGCGGTGGACTTGATTTTACCAAAGATGATGAGAACGTAAACTCCCAACCATTTATGCGTTGGAGAGATCGTTTCGTATTTTG
The sequence above is a segment of the Malania oleifera isolate guangnan ecotype guangnan chromosome 8, ASM2987363v1, whole genome shotgun sequence genome. Coding sequences within it:
- the LOC131163064 gene encoding LOW QUALITY PROTEIN: ATP synthase subunit beta, chloroplastic-like (The sequence of the model RefSeq protein was modified relative to this genomic sequence to represent the inferred CDS: inserted 1 base in 1 codon) gives rise to the protein MRINPTTFSPGVSAREKKNSGRITQIIGSVLDVAFXPGKMPNIYNALVVKGRDTVGQLIHVTCEVQQLLGNSRVRAVAMNATYGLMRGMEVIDTGAPLSVLVGGASLGRIFNVLGEPVDNLGPVDTRTTSPIHRSAPALIQLDTKLSIFETGIKVVDLLAPYRRGGKIGLFGGAGVGKTVLIMELINNIAKAHGGVSVFGGVGERTREGNDLYTEMKESGVINEQNIAESKVSLVYGQMNEPPGARMRVGLTALTMAEYFRDVNEQDVLLFIDNIFRFVQAGSEVSALLGRMPSAMGYQPTLSTEMGSLQERITSTKEGSITSIQAVYVPADDLTDPAPATTFAHLDATTVLSRGLAAKGIYPAADPLDLTSTMLQPRIIGEEHYETAQRVKQTLQRYKELQDIIAILGLDELSEEDRLTVARARKIERFLSQPFFVAEVFTSSPGKYVSLTETIKGFQLILSGELDSLPEQAFYLVGNIDEATTKAMNLEMESKLKK